The proteins below are encoded in one region of Knoellia sp. S7-12:
- a CDS encoding phosphoglycerate kinase — MHSIADLGDLRGKRVLVRSDLNVPLDGAEITDDGRIRASVPTIAALSEAGARVIVCAHLGRPKGAPEDKFSLAPVATRLGELLGQDVTFATDTVGESAKAAVEAAEDGNVVLIENLRFNAGETAKTAEERAEFAGQLASLADVLVSDGFGVVHREQASVFDVARLLPSAVGGLVETEVGVLRRLTTDPERPYAVVLGGAKVSDKLAVIDNLIQTADRLLIGGGMVFTFLKAQGHEVGKSLLEQDQVEAVEGYLALAQERGVEIVLPVDVVAATEFSADAEHEVVTIDAIPADRMGLDIGPKSSQLFAEKLADCRTVFWNGPMGAFEMEPYAAGTAALAKALAEITSTGALTVVGGGDSAAAVRQLGFTDDQFGHISTGGGASLEFLEGKDLPGLTVLDES, encoded by the coding sequence ATGCATTCGATCGCTGACCTCGGCGACCTGCGGGGCAAACGCGTCCTGGTCCGCTCCGACCTCAACGTGCCACTCGATGGTGCAGAGATCACCGATGACGGACGCATCCGTGCGTCCGTGCCGACGATCGCGGCTTTGTCCGAGGCGGGCGCACGCGTCATCGTGTGCGCCCACCTCGGCCGCCCCAAGGGAGCGCCTGAGGACAAGTTCTCGCTCGCACCCGTGGCCACCCGCCTGGGTGAGCTCCTCGGCCAGGACGTGACGTTCGCGACCGACACCGTCGGCGAGAGCGCAAAGGCCGCTGTCGAGGCAGCAGAGGACGGCAACGTCGTGCTGATCGAGAACCTCCGCTTCAACGCGGGGGAGACGGCCAAGACCGCCGAGGAGCGGGCCGAGTTCGCAGGCCAGCTCGCCTCTCTCGCAGACGTTCTCGTCTCGGACGGCTTCGGCGTCGTTCACCGTGAGCAGGCGTCGGTCTTCGACGTCGCCCGGCTCCTGCCGTCGGCGGTCGGTGGTCTCGTCGAGACCGAGGTCGGCGTGTTGCGTCGCCTCACGACCGACCCCGAACGCCCGTATGCCGTGGTGCTGGGTGGCGCAAAGGTGTCCGACAAGCTCGCTGTCATCGACAACCTCATCCAGACGGCCGACCGCCTTCTCATTGGTGGTGGAATGGTCTTCACCTTCCTCAAGGCCCAGGGTCACGAGGTCGGCAAGAGCCTCCTCGAGCAGGACCAGGTCGAAGCGGTCGAGGGTTACCTCGCACTGGCACAGGAGCGTGGCGTCGAGATCGTCCTGCCCGTGGACGTCGTGGCCGCGACCGAGTTCTCGGCAGACGCCGAACACGAGGTCGTCACCATCGACGCCATCCCGGCAGACCGTATGGGGCTCGACATCGGGCCGAAGTCGTCGCAACTGTTCGCCGAGAAGCTTGCCGACTGCCGGACCGTCTTCTGGAACGGGCCGATGGGCGCGTTCGAGATGGAGCCCTACGCCGCGGGCACAGCCGCCCTGGCCAAGGCGCTCGCCGAGATCACCAGCACCGGCGCCCTCACGGTCGTCGGTGGCGGGGACTCGGCAGCAGCGGTGCGTCAGCTCGGCTTCACCGACGACCAGTTCGGACACATCTCCACCGGTGGTGGCGCCAGCCTCGAGTTCCTCGAAGGCAAGGACCTCCCCGGCCTCACTGTTCTCGACGAATCCTGA
- the tpiA gene encoding triose-phosphate isomerase, translating into MAKAAQPNTQRVPLMAGNWKMNLDHLQATHLVQKLDWTLRDAKHDHGGVEVAVLPPFTDLRSVQTLVDGDRLAIKYGAQDISQHQNGAYTGEISGAFLAKLGCTYVAVGHSERRQYHAETDETVNAKVAAAYENGITPIFCVGEGLEIRQAGTHVDHVLTQVRAGLEGIPADKAASIVVAYEPVWAIGTGEVATPEDAQEVCAAIRTVLAELYTGDLADRVRILYGGSVKSGNVAAIMSQDDVDGALVGGASIDPSEFAAICRYRDHHKTN; encoded by the coding sequence ATGGCCAAGGCCGCCCAACCGAACACCCAGCGCGTCCCGCTCATGGCGGGCAACTGGAAGATGAACCTCGACCACCTCCAGGCGACCCACCTCGTCCAGAAGCTCGACTGGACCCTGCGTGACGCCAAGCACGACCACGGTGGGGTCGAAGTGGCCGTGCTGCCGCCGTTCACCGACCTGCGAAGCGTGCAGACGCTCGTCGACGGTGACCGGCTCGCGATCAAGTACGGCGCGCAGGACATCTCCCAGCACCAGAACGGCGCCTACACCGGCGAGATCAGCGGCGCCTTCCTCGCCAAGCTCGGCTGCACCTACGTCGCGGTCGGACACAGCGAGCGTCGCCAGTACCACGCCGAGACGGACGAGACCGTGAACGCCAAGGTTGCCGCGGCATACGAGAACGGCATCACGCCGATCTTCTGCGTCGGGGAAGGTCTCGAGATCCGCCAGGCGGGCACTCACGTCGACCATGTCCTGACTCAGGTGCGCGCCGGCCTCGAGGGCATTCCCGCAGACAAGGCCGCGAGCATCGTCGTCGCCTACGAACCCGTGTGGGCCATCGGGACGGGCGAGGTTGCGACTCCTGAGGACGCGCAGGAGGTGTGTGCGGCCATCCGGACGGTGCTGGCCGAGCTCTACACCGGCGACCTCGCCGACCGTGTGCGCATCCTCTATGGCGGGTCCGTGAAGTCGGGCAACGTCGCGGCGATCATGAGTCAGGACGACGTCGATGGGGCTCTCGTCGGAGGCGCATCGATCGATCCCTCCGAGTTCGCCGCCATCTGCCGCTACCGCGATCATCACAAGACGAACTGA
- the secG gene encoding preprotein translocase subunit SecG encodes MDAVRIGLQVLLVLGGLFLTLLVLLHKGKGGGLSDMFGGGMSTSLGGSSVAERNLDRITYAVATVWFVCVVGLGVLDRVAA; translated from the coding sequence GTGGACGCGGTACGCATCGGCCTCCAGGTCCTCTTGGTCCTGGGTGGACTTTTCCTCACCCTGCTTGTCCTGCTGCACAAGGGCAAGGGTGGCGGCCTGTCCGACATGTTCGGTGGAGGTATGTCCACGTCCCTCGGAGGCTCCTCGGTGGCTGAGCGCAACCTCGACCGCATCACGTATGCCGTCGCGACCGTGTGGTTCGTGTGTGTCGTCGGTCTGGGTGTCCTCGACCGGGTCGCTGCCTGA
- a CDS encoding RNA polymerase-binding protein RbpA gives MSGGSAIRGSRVGAGPMGEAERGEAAPRVHVSFWCSNGHETRPSFSQEQDLEVPETWDCPRCGFTAGQDKDNPPAQTKVEPYKTHLAYVKERRSDKDGEAILDEALGSLRERGLIQ, from the coding sequence ATGTCTGGTGGAAGTGCGATCCGTGGCAGCCGCGTTGGTGCAGGCCCCATGGGTGAGGCCGAGCGCGGTGAGGCGGCCCCTCGAGTCCACGTCTCGTTCTGGTGCTCCAACGGGCATGAGACCCGACCGAGCTTCTCGCAGGAGCAGGACCTCGAGGTCCCCGAGACGTGGGACTGCCCACGATGCGGCTTCACCGCCGGCCAGGACAAGGACAACCCTCCGGCACAGACCAAGGTGGAGCCCTACAAGACTCACCTCGCCTATGTGAAGGAGCGTCGCTCCGACAAGGACGGCGAAGCGATTCTGGACGAGGCTCTCGGATCACTGCGCGAGCGCGGCCTCATCCAGTAG